ACGTATATATGTATTTTTGGCATTACTATGTGGTTTTGCAGCATATCAAAGCTTATTGAAAGCACTATACATGAAGATGTTAAATTTTCTCATCTATATTTTTGTGCAAACAACACAATTTTTTGTTCGAATTATACAGCTACTCATGATAAAACCTGTTATTATTATAGCGCAGCTATTTATTGCATTTATATTATTCTTATTTCGTATACTGCTTTCAATTGGACATGTGTTATGGAAAATGGTGATTTGGATATTACTTTTCATATGGAAAGTTTTTTTCTCGCCTGTTCGATTTATTGCTTCGCTCATATGGAAACTTCTCCCTAATCGTGTTAAACTTTTTATAATGAAGCATGTAGGGTTCCTGCAATATGTAGCAAAATTGAAGGGACATATCTTCCAATTATGGGAGCGTATAAAAAAGAAG
This Bacillus mycoides DNA region includes the following protein-coding sequences:
- the yabQ gene encoding spore cortex biosynthesis protein YabQ; its protein translation is MSLTIQLYTMLSMIGMGAWIGASLDTYQRFLKRQERKRWLVFIQDILFWIVQALFVFYVLLRVNEAELRIYVFLALLCGFAAYQSLLKALYMKMLNFLIYIFVQTTQFFVRIIQLLMIKPVIIIAQLFIAFILFLFRILLSIGHVLWKMVIWILLFIWKVFFSPVRFIASLIWKLLPNRVKLFIMKHVGFLQYVAKLKGHIFQLWERIKKKLGGPRK